Proteins encoded together in one Camarhynchus parvulus chromosome 12, STF_HiC, whole genome shotgun sequence window:
- the PTPDC1 gene encoding protein tyrosine phosphatase domain-containing protein 1 isoform X4 has protein sequence MAAGVLLQNEQPYSSLIESSVYLANMSSGSSRRPTAKYTKMGERLRHVIPGHMQCSMACGGRACKYENPARWAEHEQAIKGLYSSWITDNILAMARPSTELIEKYNIIEQFERCGIKTIINLQRPGEHASCGNPLEQESGFTYRPEAFMEAGIYFYNFGWKDYGVASLTTILDMVKVMSFALQEGRVAVHCHAGLGRTGVLIACYLVFATRMSADQAILFVRAKRPNSIQTRGQLLCVREFSQFLVPLRNVFACCEPKAHAVTLSQYLTRQRHLLHGYESRHLKHVPKLIHLVCKLLLDLAENRQVVEAELLDIPDLSAEIEKTVSQLASTELERELARHDSDTSDSSYAPSSTLDSQDSHVSLGHECDAFCRRRHVECLQPLTHMRRRLSYSESDLRRTEFLLEQDDTAWTVPAQILVNNKLKQNSGEECSATGEAKPQLELNKEALVRNTCTFWNQGKFDLDGRRDGSCHRRSSTKEVHRSRTFSSGLASMHNPKEPGMQRHSFASETAPRKDHKTNIYGRRFYLSEDSDSSSSSSKVNFSIGNESESSRELSETIPHIVLQSELSLEARRVLAAKALADINEFLGEDEVKQKKELNSQDGAWDKICSERDPFILCSLMWSWIEQLKEPIISKDDIDMLAKHCTESQDALHLLGKEQCQTILCILHCVVKLQVLPADVEEALLARAIKAFTKISFDSENGPYVYNTLKTVFKQALEEKRKRIKEGTENPS, from the exons ATGGCTGCAGGAGTTTTGCTGCAAAATGAGCAACCGTACTCCTCGCTGATAGAGAGCAGTGTGTATCTGGCAAATATGAGTTCAG GGAGCTCGAGGCGCCCCACAGCCAAGTACACGAAGATGGGGGAGCGGCTGCGCCACGTCATCCCCGGGCACATGCAGTGCTCCATGGCCTGCGGCGGCCGCGCCTGCAAGTACGAGAACCCCGCGCGCTGGGCCGAGCACGAGCAGGCCATCAAGGGGCTCTACTCCTCCTG GATAACAGATAACATCCTGGCTATGGCTCGACCCTCAACAGAATTAATTGAAAAGTACAACATTATTGAGCAGTTTGAAAG ATGTGGCATAAAAACCATAATTAACCTTCAGCGTCCTGGGGAGCATGCGAGCTGTGGGAAccccctggagcaggagagcgGCTTCACCTACCGTCCTGAAGCCTTTATGGAGGCTGGCA tttatttttataattttggaTGGAAGGATTATGGCGTGGCATCTCTCACGACTATCCTTGACATGGTAAAGGTGATGTCTTTCGCCCTCCAGGAGGGGAGGGTGGCTGTTCACTGCCATGCAGGACTCGGGAGGACAG GTGTTCTAATAGCTTGCTACTTAGTTTTTGCCACCAGAATGAGTGCTGATCAAGCGATTCTGTTTGTCAGAGCCAAAAGGCCCAACTCCATCCAGACGCgggggcagctgctgtgtgtcagGGAGTTCTCCCAATTCCTGGTCCCTCTCCGCAACGTCTTCGCGTGCTGCGAGCCCAAGGCGCATGCGGTCACCCTGTCCCAGTACCTGACCCGCCAGAGGCACCTGCTCCACGGCTACGAGAGCAGGCACCTCAAGCACGTGCCAAAACTCATCCACCTGGTGtgcaagctgctgctggaccTGGCCGAGAACAGACAGGTGgtagaggcagagctgctggacatCCCAGACCTCTCAGCTGAGATTGAGAAGACCGTGTCCCAGCTGGCATCTACGGAGCTCGAGCGGGAGCTGGCCAGGCACGACAGCGACACGTCGGACTCGTCCTACGCCCCCTCCTCCACTCTCGACAGCCAGGACTCACATGTCTCCCTGGGACATGAATGTGATGCTTTCTGTAGAAGAAGGCATGTCGAATGCCTTCAGCCTCTTACTCATATGAGAAGGCGTCTGAGCTACAGTGAGTCAGACCTAAGGAGAACTGAGTTTCTTTTGGAACAGGATGACACTGCCTGGACAGTGCCTGCTCAGATCTTAGTGAACAACAAACTCAAGCAGAACAGTGGAGAGGAATGTTCTGCCACAGGTGAGGCAAAGCCACAGCTAGAGTTAAACAAAGAAGCATTAGTGCGTAACACGTGCACATTCTGGAATCAAGGGAAATTTGATTTGGATGGACGAAGGGATGGCTCCTGTCACAGAAGGAGCTCTACCAAAGAAGTACACCGCAGCAGGACCTTTTCCTCAGGCCTCGCGTCCATGCACAATCCCAAGGAACCTGGGATGCAAAGGCACAGCTTTGCTAGTGAGACTGCTCCCAGGAAGGACCACAAGACCAATATATATGGCAGGAGATTCTATCTCTCTGAGGACTCTGactcttcttcttcctcttccaaagTGAACTTTTCCATTGGAAATGAAAGTGAGAGTAGCAGAGAGTTGTCAGAGACAATTCCACACATTGTTCTGCAGTCAGAATTAAGTTTGGAAGCCCGAAGAGTTTTGGCAGCCAAAGCACTTGCAGATATAAATGAATTTCTGGGAGAGGATGAAGTGAAGCAGAAG aaagaACTGAATTCTCAAGATGGAGCTTGGGATAAAATCTGCTCCGAGAGAGATCCTTTTATCCTCTGCAGCTTGATGTGGTCATGGATAGAGCAGCTGAAAGAACCTATTATATCCAAAGATGATATTGACATGCTGGCAAAACATTGTACAGAATCCCAGGATGCACTCCACTTGCTGGGAAAG GAGCAGTGTCAGACCATCCTTTGTATTTTACACTGTGTGGTGAAACTGCAAGTGCTGCCAGCTGATGTGGAGGAGGCCTTACTTGCTCGTGCTATTAAAGCTTTCACCAAG ATAAGCTTCGATTCTGAGAATGGGCCATATGTTTACAATACCTTGAAAACTGTGTTTAAACAagcactggaagaaaaaaggaaaaggattaaAGAAGGAACAGAGAATCCTTCTTGA
- the PTPDC1 gene encoding protein tyrosine phosphatase domain-containing protein 1 isoform X3, with translation MAAGVLLQNEQPYSSLIESSVYLANMSSGSSRRPTAKYTKMGERLRHVIPGHMQCSMACGGRACKYENPARWAEHEQAIKGLYSSWITDNILAMARPSTELIEKYNIIEQFERCGIKTIINLQRPGEHASCGNPLEQESGFTYRPEAFMEAGIYFYNFGWKDYGVASLTTILDMVKVMSFALQEGRVAVHCHAGLGRTGVLIACYLVFATRMSADQAILFVRAKRPNSIQTRGQLLCVREFSQFLVPLRNVFACCEPKAHAVTLSQYLTRQRHLLHGYESRHLKHVPKLIHLVCKLLLDLAENRQVVEAELLDIPDLSAEIEKTVSQLASTELERELARHDSDTSDSSYAPSSTLDSQDSHVSLGHECDAFCRRRHVECLQPLTHMRRRLSYSESDLRRTEFLLEQDDTAWTVPAQILVNNKLKQNSGEECSATGEAKPQLELNKEALVRNTCTFWNQGKFDLDGRRDGSCHRRSSTKEVHRSRTFSSGLASMHNPKEPGMQRHSFASETAPRKDHKTNIYGRRFYLSEDSDSSSSSSKVNFSIGNESESSRELSETIPHIVLQSELSLEARRVLAAKALADINEFLGEDEVKQKVEMWQKELNSQDGAWDKICSERDPFILCSLMWSWIEQLKEPIISKDDIDMLAKHCTESQDALHLLGKEQCQTILCILHCVVKLQVLPADVEEALLARAIKAFTKISFDSENGPYVYNTLKTVFKQALEEKRKRIKEGTENPS, from the exons ATGGCTGCAGGAGTTTTGCTGCAAAATGAGCAACCGTACTCCTCGCTGATAGAGAGCAGTGTGTATCTGGCAAATATGAGTTCAG GGAGCTCGAGGCGCCCCACAGCCAAGTACACGAAGATGGGGGAGCGGCTGCGCCACGTCATCCCCGGGCACATGCAGTGCTCCATGGCCTGCGGCGGCCGCGCCTGCAAGTACGAGAACCCCGCGCGCTGGGCCGAGCACGAGCAGGCCATCAAGGGGCTCTACTCCTCCTG GATAACAGATAACATCCTGGCTATGGCTCGACCCTCAACAGAATTAATTGAAAAGTACAACATTATTGAGCAGTTTGAAAG ATGTGGCATAAAAACCATAATTAACCTTCAGCGTCCTGGGGAGCATGCGAGCTGTGGGAAccccctggagcaggagagcgGCTTCACCTACCGTCCTGAAGCCTTTATGGAGGCTGGCA tttatttttataattttggaTGGAAGGATTATGGCGTGGCATCTCTCACGACTATCCTTGACATGGTAAAGGTGATGTCTTTCGCCCTCCAGGAGGGGAGGGTGGCTGTTCACTGCCATGCAGGACTCGGGAGGACAG GTGTTCTAATAGCTTGCTACTTAGTTTTTGCCACCAGAATGAGTGCTGATCAAGCGATTCTGTTTGTCAGAGCCAAAAGGCCCAACTCCATCCAGACGCgggggcagctgctgtgtgtcagGGAGTTCTCCCAATTCCTGGTCCCTCTCCGCAACGTCTTCGCGTGCTGCGAGCCCAAGGCGCATGCGGTCACCCTGTCCCAGTACCTGACCCGCCAGAGGCACCTGCTCCACGGCTACGAGAGCAGGCACCTCAAGCACGTGCCAAAACTCATCCACCTGGTGtgcaagctgctgctggaccTGGCCGAGAACAGACAGGTGgtagaggcagagctgctggacatCCCAGACCTCTCAGCTGAGATTGAGAAGACCGTGTCCCAGCTGGCATCTACGGAGCTCGAGCGGGAGCTGGCCAGGCACGACAGCGACACGTCGGACTCGTCCTACGCCCCCTCCTCCACTCTCGACAGCCAGGACTCACATGTCTCCCTGGGACATGAATGTGATGCTTTCTGTAGAAGAAGGCATGTCGAATGCCTTCAGCCTCTTACTCATATGAGAAGGCGTCTGAGCTACAGTGAGTCAGACCTAAGGAGAACTGAGTTTCTTTTGGAACAGGATGACACTGCCTGGACAGTGCCTGCTCAGATCTTAGTGAACAACAAACTCAAGCAGAACAGTGGAGAGGAATGTTCTGCCACAGGTGAGGCAAAGCCACAGCTAGAGTTAAACAAAGAAGCATTAGTGCGTAACACGTGCACATTCTGGAATCAAGGGAAATTTGATTTGGATGGACGAAGGGATGGCTCCTGTCACAGAAGGAGCTCTACCAAAGAAGTACACCGCAGCAGGACCTTTTCCTCAGGCCTCGCGTCCATGCACAATCCCAAGGAACCTGGGATGCAAAGGCACAGCTTTGCTAGTGAGACTGCTCCCAGGAAGGACCACAAGACCAATATATATGGCAGGAGATTCTATCTCTCTGAGGACTCTGactcttcttcttcctcttccaaagTGAACTTTTCCATTGGAAATGAAAGTGAGAGTAGCAGAGAGTTGTCAGAGACAATTCCACACATTGTTCTGCAGTCAGAATTAAGTTTGGAAGCCCGAAGAGTTTTGGCAGCCAAAGCACTTGCAGATATAAATGAATTTCTGGGAGAGGATGAAGTGAAGCAGAAGGTAGAAATGTGGCAG aaagaACTGAATTCTCAAGATGGAGCTTGGGATAAAATCTGCTCCGAGAGAGATCCTTTTATCCTCTGCAGCTTGATGTGGTCATGGATAGAGCAGCTGAAAGAACCTATTATATCCAAAGATGATATTGACATGCTGGCAAAACATTGTACAGAATCCCAGGATGCACTCCACTTGCTGGGAAAG GAGCAGTGTCAGACCATCCTTTGTATTTTACACTGTGTGGTGAAACTGCAAGTGCTGCCAGCTGATGTGGAGGAGGCCTTACTTGCTCGTGCTATTAAAGCTTTCACCAAG ATAAGCTTCGATTCTGAGAATGGGCCATATGTTTACAATACCTTGAAAACTGTGTTTAAACAagcactggaagaaaaaaggaaaaggattaaAGAAGGAACAGAGAATCCTTCTTGA
- the PTPDC1 gene encoding protein tyrosine phosphatase domain-containing protein 1 isoform X1: MPVIEQELNTPIVYYKHFGCSQRVLKITYLTSNYFHQAVEQFVPSRRNPCGKEQPGAGWQQRLHPPLPWRQLSPGTSCRARSGMLRSAPATSALSNFPCAQSAPGSGAGRSWGRAAMQPSPRRRSAVSIFSYFFQGRRHSSSDPLLRLSQRRRSSVVELLSSSTHRVMVALSSLSPEELDATFPEKKRSSRRPTAKYTKMGERLRHVIPGHMQCSMACGGRACKYENPARWAEHEQAIKGLYSSWITDNILAMARPSTELIEKYNIIEQFERCGIKTIINLQRPGEHASCGNPLEQESGFTYRPEAFMEAGIYFYNFGWKDYGVASLTTILDMVKVMSFALQEGRVAVHCHAGLGRTGVLIACYLVFATRMSADQAILFVRAKRPNSIQTRGQLLCVREFSQFLVPLRNVFACCEPKAHAVTLSQYLTRQRHLLHGYESRHLKHVPKLIHLVCKLLLDLAENRQVVEAELLDIPDLSAEIEKTVSQLASTELERELARHDSDTSDSSYAPSSTLDSQDSHVSLGHECDAFCRRRHVECLQPLTHMRRRLSYSESDLRRTEFLLEQDDTAWTVPAQILVNNKLKQNSGEECSATGEAKPQLELNKEALVRNTCTFWNQGKFDLDGRRDGSCHRRSSTKEVHRSRTFSSGLASMHNPKEPGMQRHSFASETAPRKDHKTNIYGRRFYLSEDSDSSSSSSKVNFSIGNESESSRELSETIPHIVLQSELSLEARRVLAAKALADINEFLGEDEVKQKKELNSQDGAWDKICSERDPFILCSLMWSWIEQLKEPIISKDDIDMLAKHCTESQDALHLLGKEQCQTILCILHCVVKLQVLPADVEEALLARAIKAFTKISFDSENGPYVYNTLKTVFKQALEEKRKRIKEGTENPS; the protein is encoded by the exons ATGCCTGTTATTGAGCAGGAACTAAATACTCCCATTGTTTATTACAAACATTTTGGTTGTTCCCAGCGCGTTTTGAAAATTACCTACTTGACAAGCAACTATTTTCATCAAGCGGTGGAACAGTTTGTCCCGAGCAGACGCAATCCCTGTGGAAAGGAGCAGCCCggggctggctggcagcagcgcCTGCATCCTCCGTTACCATGGCGACAGCTCAGCCCGGGGACCAGCTGCCGAGCGCGCTCGGGGAtgctccgctccgctcccgcaACTTCAGCGCTGAGCAACTTCCCCTGCGCTCAGAGCGCCCCGGGCAGCGGCGCCGGGCGGAGCTGGGGCCGCGCAGCCATGCAGCCTTCCCCCCGCCGGCGCTCGGCCGTCAGCATCTTTAGCTATTTCTTCCAGGGGCGGAGGCATTCCTCCTCCGATCCCCTTCTCCGCCTCAGCCAGCGGCGCCGCAGCTCCGTGGTGGAGCTGCTCTCCTCGTCCACTCACCGGGTCATGGTGGCTCTGTCGTCGCTCAGCCCCGAGGAGCTAGACGCcacttttcctgaaaaaaaaa GGAGCTCGAGGCGCCCCACAGCCAAGTACACGAAGATGGGGGAGCGGCTGCGCCACGTCATCCCCGGGCACATGCAGTGCTCCATGGCCTGCGGCGGCCGCGCCTGCAAGTACGAGAACCCCGCGCGCTGGGCCGAGCACGAGCAGGCCATCAAGGGGCTCTACTCCTCCTG GATAACAGATAACATCCTGGCTATGGCTCGACCCTCAACAGAATTAATTGAAAAGTACAACATTATTGAGCAGTTTGAAAG ATGTGGCATAAAAACCATAATTAACCTTCAGCGTCCTGGGGAGCATGCGAGCTGTGGGAAccccctggagcaggagagcgGCTTCACCTACCGTCCTGAAGCCTTTATGGAGGCTGGCA tttatttttataattttggaTGGAAGGATTATGGCGTGGCATCTCTCACGACTATCCTTGACATGGTAAAGGTGATGTCTTTCGCCCTCCAGGAGGGGAGGGTGGCTGTTCACTGCCATGCAGGACTCGGGAGGACAG GTGTTCTAATAGCTTGCTACTTAGTTTTTGCCACCAGAATGAGTGCTGATCAAGCGATTCTGTTTGTCAGAGCCAAAAGGCCCAACTCCATCCAGACGCgggggcagctgctgtgtgtcagGGAGTTCTCCCAATTCCTGGTCCCTCTCCGCAACGTCTTCGCGTGCTGCGAGCCCAAGGCGCATGCGGTCACCCTGTCCCAGTACCTGACCCGCCAGAGGCACCTGCTCCACGGCTACGAGAGCAGGCACCTCAAGCACGTGCCAAAACTCATCCACCTGGTGtgcaagctgctgctggaccTGGCCGAGAACAGACAGGTGgtagaggcagagctgctggacatCCCAGACCTCTCAGCTGAGATTGAGAAGACCGTGTCCCAGCTGGCATCTACGGAGCTCGAGCGGGAGCTGGCCAGGCACGACAGCGACACGTCGGACTCGTCCTACGCCCCCTCCTCCACTCTCGACAGCCAGGACTCACATGTCTCCCTGGGACATGAATGTGATGCTTTCTGTAGAAGAAGGCATGTCGAATGCCTTCAGCCTCTTACTCATATGAGAAGGCGTCTGAGCTACAGTGAGTCAGACCTAAGGAGAACTGAGTTTCTTTTGGAACAGGATGACACTGCCTGGACAGTGCCTGCTCAGATCTTAGTGAACAACAAACTCAAGCAGAACAGTGGAGAGGAATGTTCTGCCACAGGTGAGGCAAAGCCACAGCTAGAGTTAAACAAAGAAGCATTAGTGCGTAACACGTGCACATTCTGGAATCAAGGGAAATTTGATTTGGATGGACGAAGGGATGGCTCCTGTCACAGAAGGAGCTCTACCAAAGAAGTACACCGCAGCAGGACCTTTTCCTCAGGCCTCGCGTCCATGCACAATCCCAAGGAACCTGGGATGCAAAGGCACAGCTTTGCTAGTGAGACTGCTCCCAGGAAGGACCACAAGACCAATATATATGGCAGGAGATTCTATCTCTCTGAGGACTCTGactcttcttcttcctcttccaaagTGAACTTTTCCATTGGAAATGAAAGTGAGAGTAGCAGAGAGTTGTCAGAGACAATTCCACACATTGTTCTGCAGTCAGAATTAAGTTTGGAAGCCCGAAGAGTTTTGGCAGCCAAAGCACTTGCAGATATAAATGAATTTCTGGGAGAGGATGAAGTGAAGCAGAAG aaagaACTGAATTCTCAAGATGGAGCTTGGGATAAAATCTGCTCCGAGAGAGATCCTTTTATCCTCTGCAGCTTGATGTGGTCATGGATAGAGCAGCTGAAAGAACCTATTATATCCAAAGATGATATTGACATGCTGGCAAAACATTGTACAGAATCCCAGGATGCACTCCACTTGCTGGGAAAG GAGCAGTGTCAGACCATCCTTTGTATTTTACACTGTGTGGTGAAACTGCAAGTGCTGCCAGCTGATGTGGAGGAGGCCTTACTTGCTCGTGCTATTAAAGCTTTCACCAAG ATAAGCTTCGATTCTGAGAATGGGCCATATGTTTACAATACCTTGAAAACTGTGTTTAAACAagcactggaagaaaaaaggaaaaggattaaAGAAGGAACAGAGAATCCTTCTTGA
- the PTPDC1 gene encoding protein tyrosine phosphatase domain-containing protein 1 isoform X2: protein MPVIEQELNTPIVYYKHFGCSQRVLKITYLTSNYFHQAVEQFVPSRRNPCGKEQPGAGWQQRLHPPLPWRQLSPGTSCRARSGMLRSAPATSALSNFPCAQSAPGSGAGRSWGRAAMQPSPRRRSAVSIFSYFFQGRRHSSSDPLLRLSQRRRSSVVELLSSSTHRVMVALSSLSPEELDATFPEKKRSSRRPTAKYTKMGERLRHVIPGHMQCSMACGGRACKITDNILAMARPSTELIEKYNIIEQFERCGIKTIINLQRPGEHASCGNPLEQESGFTYRPEAFMEAGIYFYNFGWKDYGVASLTTILDMVKVMSFALQEGRVAVHCHAGLGRTGVLIACYLVFATRMSADQAILFVRAKRPNSIQTRGQLLCVREFSQFLVPLRNVFACCEPKAHAVTLSQYLTRQRHLLHGYESRHLKHVPKLIHLVCKLLLDLAENRQVVEAELLDIPDLSAEIEKTVSQLASTELERELARHDSDTSDSSYAPSSTLDSQDSHVSLGHECDAFCRRRHVECLQPLTHMRRRLSYSESDLRRTEFLLEQDDTAWTVPAQILVNNKLKQNSGEECSATGEAKPQLELNKEALVRNTCTFWNQGKFDLDGRRDGSCHRRSSTKEVHRSRTFSSGLASMHNPKEPGMQRHSFASETAPRKDHKTNIYGRRFYLSEDSDSSSSSSKVNFSIGNESESSRELSETIPHIVLQSELSLEARRVLAAKALADINEFLGEDEVKQKVEMWQKELNSQDGAWDKICSERDPFILCSLMWSWIEQLKEPIISKDDIDMLAKHCTESQDALHLLGKEQCQTILCILHCVVKLQVLPADVEEALLARAIKAFTKISFDSENGPYVYNTLKTVFKQALEEKRKRIKEGTENPS from the exons ATGCCTGTTATTGAGCAGGAACTAAATACTCCCATTGTTTATTACAAACATTTTGGTTGTTCCCAGCGCGTTTTGAAAATTACCTACTTGACAAGCAACTATTTTCATCAAGCGGTGGAACAGTTTGTCCCGAGCAGACGCAATCCCTGTGGAAAGGAGCAGCCCggggctggctggcagcagcgcCTGCATCCTCCGTTACCATGGCGACAGCTCAGCCCGGGGACCAGCTGCCGAGCGCGCTCGGGGAtgctccgctccgctcccgcaACTTCAGCGCTGAGCAACTTCCCCTGCGCTCAGAGCGCCCCGGGCAGCGGCGCCGGGCGGAGCTGGGGCCGCGCAGCCATGCAGCCTTCCCCCCGCCGGCGCTCGGCCGTCAGCATCTTTAGCTATTTCTTCCAGGGGCGGAGGCATTCCTCCTCCGATCCCCTTCTCCGCCTCAGCCAGCGGCGCCGCAGCTCCGTGGTGGAGCTGCTCTCCTCGTCCACTCACCGGGTCATGGTGGCTCTGTCGTCGCTCAGCCCCGAGGAGCTAGACGCcacttttcctgaaaaaaaaa GGAGCTCGAGGCGCCCCACAGCCAAGTACACGAAGATGGGGGAGCGGCTGCGCCACGTCATCCCCGGGCACATGCAGTGCTCCATGGCCTGCGGCGGCCGCGCCTGCAA GATAACAGATAACATCCTGGCTATGGCTCGACCCTCAACAGAATTAATTGAAAAGTACAACATTATTGAGCAGTTTGAAAG ATGTGGCATAAAAACCATAATTAACCTTCAGCGTCCTGGGGAGCATGCGAGCTGTGGGAAccccctggagcaggagagcgGCTTCACCTACCGTCCTGAAGCCTTTATGGAGGCTGGCA tttatttttataattttggaTGGAAGGATTATGGCGTGGCATCTCTCACGACTATCCTTGACATGGTAAAGGTGATGTCTTTCGCCCTCCAGGAGGGGAGGGTGGCTGTTCACTGCCATGCAGGACTCGGGAGGACAG GTGTTCTAATAGCTTGCTACTTAGTTTTTGCCACCAGAATGAGTGCTGATCAAGCGATTCTGTTTGTCAGAGCCAAAAGGCCCAACTCCATCCAGACGCgggggcagctgctgtgtgtcagGGAGTTCTCCCAATTCCTGGTCCCTCTCCGCAACGTCTTCGCGTGCTGCGAGCCCAAGGCGCATGCGGTCACCCTGTCCCAGTACCTGACCCGCCAGAGGCACCTGCTCCACGGCTACGAGAGCAGGCACCTCAAGCACGTGCCAAAACTCATCCACCTGGTGtgcaagctgctgctggaccTGGCCGAGAACAGACAGGTGgtagaggcagagctgctggacatCCCAGACCTCTCAGCTGAGATTGAGAAGACCGTGTCCCAGCTGGCATCTACGGAGCTCGAGCGGGAGCTGGCCAGGCACGACAGCGACACGTCGGACTCGTCCTACGCCCCCTCCTCCACTCTCGACAGCCAGGACTCACATGTCTCCCTGGGACATGAATGTGATGCTTTCTGTAGAAGAAGGCATGTCGAATGCCTTCAGCCTCTTACTCATATGAGAAGGCGTCTGAGCTACAGTGAGTCAGACCTAAGGAGAACTGAGTTTCTTTTGGAACAGGATGACACTGCCTGGACAGTGCCTGCTCAGATCTTAGTGAACAACAAACTCAAGCAGAACAGTGGAGAGGAATGTTCTGCCACAGGTGAGGCAAAGCCACAGCTAGAGTTAAACAAAGAAGCATTAGTGCGTAACACGTGCACATTCTGGAATCAAGGGAAATTTGATTTGGATGGACGAAGGGATGGCTCCTGTCACAGAAGGAGCTCTACCAAAGAAGTACACCGCAGCAGGACCTTTTCCTCAGGCCTCGCGTCCATGCACAATCCCAAGGAACCTGGGATGCAAAGGCACAGCTTTGCTAGTGAGACTGCTCCCAGGAAGGACCACAAGACCAATATATATGGCAGGAGATTCTATCTCTCTGAGGACTCTGactcttcttcttcctcttccaaagTGAACTTTTCCATTGGAAATGAAAGTGAGAGTAGCAGAGAGTTGTCAGAGACAATTCCACACATTGTTCTGCAGTCAGAATTAAGTTTGGAAGCCCGAAGAGTTTTGGCAGCCAAAGCACTTGCAGATATAAATGAATTTCTGGGAGAGGATGAAGTGAAGCAGAAGGTAGAAATGTGGCAG aaagaACTGAATTCTCAAGATGGAGCTTGGGATAAAATCTGCTCCGAGAGAGATCCTTTTATCCTCTGCAGCTTGATGTGGTCATGGATAGAGCAGCTGAAAGAACCTATTATATCCAAAGATGATATTGACATGCTGGCAAAACATTGTACAGAATCCCAGGATGCACTCCACTTGCTGGGAAAG GAGCAGTGTCAGACCATCCTTTGTATTTTACACTGTGTGGTGAAACTGCAAGTGCTGCCAGCTGATGTGGAGGAGGCCTTACTTGCTCGTGCTATTAAAGCTTTCACCAAG ATAAGCTTCGATTCTGAGAATGGGCCATATGTTTACAATACCTTGAAAACTGTGTTTAAACAagcactggaagaaaaaaggaaaaggattaaAGAAGGAACAGAGAATCCTTCTTGA